In Plasmodium yoelii strain 17X genome assembly, chromosome: 6, one DNA window encodes the following:
- a CDS encoding signal recognition particle subunit SRP14, putative, whose amino-acid sequence MVLLNNSKFIEELTKLCSKNEEQNRASIWITIKKVKRSDIKTRIPKNEIGDKRNKKNYKDENKNNKNYFCIIRATDGKKVKLSTHVSDDVINFSQEINNIIKK is encoded by the exons atggtattattaaataattctaaATTCATCGAAGAATTAACAAAACTGTGCAGCAAAAATGAAGAACAGAATAGAGCTTCGATATGGATTACCATAAAGAAAG TTAAAAGAAGTGACATAAAAACGCGTATTCCCAAAAATGAAATTGGTGacaaaagaaataaaaaaaattataaagatgaaaataaaaataacaaaaattatttttgcataattagAGCAACAGATGgaaaaaaagttaaattaTCTACACATGTTTCAGATGAtgtaattaatttttctcaagagataaataatataataaaaaagtaa
- a CDS encoding TBCC domain-containing protein, putative, which yields MEKKSEMCLDKYKELIKVEKTNYEAFKNDEKCLFIRKEIFDHAIIYTSNKIGENCLINYLKNLYAYFKKKHEDNNYERNKKDEIYISLEDWLEYNELIKNQDNVVYLIFSCNICKSLWILLSITLQSIRKKNNLKKQKTIFNYTYEKLNIRELSGSQAKTEKNTPNYKSFFHENDKREQINKETDTVKCSEKFEKDILKVWNENWLDECICIEFVIFFIILQFLKIDNIKKKYDKNLNEDCWPHFVGNSKDSSNGKHNNVSQNVCGLSTSGNNNSFCNLKTIIYKSNLSDIFISSGKNYKKLLETYLIAFLSCTDIQNSTSLTEIPLYFRNYNFFLLDFIIETNDEHNVYEKYMLKNEYQILYKTKIILDWLLKNLHIYDELNESIDSSVSSNEIGKDNVIENISNNLNKSYSYFSKLSIKGNNNFKNSNLSNNIYEIQNNDIYEIRNMQGKTIYIKNNKSIINILNCKECNIYILTTIEYLKINFCVDMYIICLSTEMITTLFNSRNLEIHLVTRSLKIENVMDTDVYVYTETNIIIYGDTRNIQLAPYNVLNSKQKILLQKSKIKFNEKNFELFAFPLKCKTNLSHSLNLESQFTKATTSVVNSGNVVSGGNSGNAVSGGNKQFDIECYLKGQGVNSSFNNIHYTNQGNNKIGFGDEINRVNSCDKNFINSNFSETFTDYVYYILCPSKFYIIEIPNLESEPLQNNEDNYACLYLPEVYKNSIEKKDQLTLNLLNIVDDINLTKLQKEKVTKILTYKLYEYIRKSKRISKTVSDILVRDSDTKGDCFSEDN from the coding sequence atggaaAAGAAAAGTGAAATGTGCTTAGATAAATACAAAGAGTTAATAAAAGTTGAAAAGACAAATTATGAAGCatttaaaaatgatgaaaaatgtttatttataAGAAAAGAAATATTTGATCATGCAATTATTTATACGAGTAATAAAATTGGTGAAAATTGtttgataaattatttaaaaaatttatatgcatattttaaaaaaaaacatgaagataataattatgagagaaataaaaaagatgaaatttATATAAGTCTTGAAGATTGGTTagaatataatgaattaataaaaaatcaagATAATGTTGTATATCTGATTTTTAGTTGTAATATTTGTAAATCTTTGTGGATATTATTAAGTATAACCTTACAAAgcataagaaaaaaaaataatttaaaaaagcaaaaaactatttttaattatacatatgaaaaattaaatatacgAGAATTAAGTGGGAGTCAAGCAAAGACCGAAAAAAATACACCAAATTACAAGAGTTTTTTTCATGAAAATGATAAGAgagaacaaataaataaagaaacagaTACTGTAAAATGTTCTGAGAAATTCGAAAAAGATATTTTAAAAGTATGGAATGAAAATTGGTTAGAtgaatgtatatgtatagaatttgtgatattttttataattttacaatTTCTTAAGatagataatataaaaaaaaaatatgataaaaatttaaatgagGATTGTTGGCCTCATTTTGTTGGAAACTCAAAAGATAGTAGTAATGGAAAACATAATAATGTGTCCCAAAATGTTTGTGGATTATCTACATcaggaaataataattcattttgtaatttaaaaacaataatttataaatctaATTTATctgatatatttattagtagtggaaaaaattataaaaaactttTAGAAACATATTTAATTGCATTTTTATCATGTACAGATATTCAAAATAGTACATCCTTAACTGAAATTCCTTTATATTTTCGAaactataatttttttttattagatTTTATTATAGAAACAAATGATGAACATAATGtgtatgaaaaatatatgttaaaaaatgagtatcaaattttatataagacaaaaataatattagattggttattaaaaaatttacatatatatgatgaATTAAATGAGAGTATAGATAGTAGTGTTAGTAGTAATGAAATAGGAAAAGATAAtgttatagaaaatatatcaaacaATTTGAACAAGTCTTATAGttatttttctaaattatcaataaaaggaaataataattttaaaaatagtaatttatcaaataatatatatgaaatacaaaacaatgatatatatgaaattcgAAATATGCAAGgtaaaacaatatatataaaaaataataaaagtataataaatatattaaattgtaaagaatgtaatatatatatattaacaacgatagaatatttaaaaataaatttttgtgtcgatatgtatattatttgtttatcaACAGAAATGATAACTACATTATTTAATTCGAGAAATTTAGAAATACATCTAGTTACTAGAAGtttaaaaatagaaaatgtaATGGATACagatgtatatgtatatacagaAACTAACATAATCATTTATGGAGATACGAGAAATATTCAACTGGCACCATATAACGTTTTAAATAGTAAACAAAAAATTCTTTTACAAAAAtcgaaaataaaattcaatgaaaaaaatttcgAACTTTTTGCATTTCCTTTGAAGTGCAAAACGAATTTATCTCACTCATTAAACTTAGAAAGTCAATTTACGAAAGCGACTACCAGCGTTGTTAATTCTGGCAATGTTGTGAGTGGTGGTAATTCTGGCAATGCTGTGAGTGGTGGCAATAAACAATTTGATATCGAGTGCTATTTAAAAGGGCAAGGCGTAAATAGTAGCTTTAATAACATACATTACACAAATCagggaaataataaaattgggTTTGGAGACGAAATAAATCGAGTTAATAGTtgtgataaaaattttataaattcaaatttttCAGAAACATTTACAGATTatgtgtattatatattatgcccatccaaattttatataattgagaTTCCTAATTTAGAATCTGAACCATtacaaaataatgaagataatTATGCTTGTTTATATCTTCCCGAGGTTTATAAAAATTcgattgaaaaaaaagatcAACTAACTTTGAATTTGTTAAATATTGTAGATGATATTAATTTAACGAAAttacaaaaagaaaaagtgACAAAAATTCTgacatataaattatatgaatacaTTCGAAAATCAAAACGAATTTCCAAAACTGTGAGTGATATACTTGTTCGAGACAGTGACACCAAAGGGGACTGTTTTAGCGAAGATAATtga